In Ascochyta rabiei chromosome 2, complete sequence, one genomic interval encodes:
- a CDS encoding GTPase-activating protein: protein MVADLIRDSPFGHIVRLVTRNKCFQYPEENDPNLWKKYVNQEKSGYVAHHGNTSPPEEEVEELQRARGVREREGSESSNTEVGDDYNYASGVRIDQEKGKDLHVIDWYGPDDPQNPRNWSRGKRFFVTFEICFLTFSVYIGSAIYTPGLQDVMTSFGVAQVPATLGLTLYVAGYGLGPIIWSPLSEIPQVGRLWVYIGTLFIFCCFQLPTVYSVNFGMLLAFRFLTGFFGSPALATGGATIADMYRPQKQAYGLAVWGIGAVCGPVVGPLIGGFAVQSGGSGVLKGWKWTIWELLWLSSFCLIFLFFFLPETSSSNILHRRTKRLRKLTGNDKLTCESDMISAEMKPMDVVQMSLLKPITLNFQEPIVFLLNLYIALIYGLLYIWFESFPLVFTGLYGFNLGLEGVAFLGILVGTLIAAVILFTWLYMYQEKQFDENGNIAPEKRLIPAMVGCWGVPICLFWFGWSSRADVPWIVPIIGTGFFGISAFTLFNAVLPYLSDAYPDNVASVLAGNDLMRSAFGAGFPLFANAMYMRLGIDWASSLLGFLGIAFIPIPFLLYKFGKQIRQKSKNARKDI, encoded by the exons ATGGTGGCCGACCTCATTCGCGACTCGCCGTTCGGGCATATCGTGCGTCTTGTCACTCGCAACAAATGCTTCCAGTACCCGGAGGAAAACGATCCCAACCTCTGGAAGAAATACGTCAACCAGGAAAAGTCCGGCTACGTTGCACACCACGGCAACACATCACCACCTGAGGAGGAGGTCGAGGAACTGCAACGGGCCCGCGGAGTAAGAGAACGCGAGGGTTCAGAGAGCTCGAATACAGAAGTCGGTGACGACTATAACTATGCGAGTGGCGTGAGGATAGACCAGGAGAAGGGCAAGGACCTGCATGTCATTGACTGGTATGGACCAGACGATCCACAG AACCCGCGCAACTGGAGTCGAGGAAAGCGATTCTTTGTCACTTTTGAAATCTGTTTCCTCACCTTTTCCGTCTACATTGGTTCCGCCATCTACACTCCCGGTCTCCAGGATGTCATGACTAGCTTCGGCGTCGCCCAGGTCCCGGCTACCTTGGGTCTGACCCTTTATGTCGCAGGATATGGACTTG GCCCAATCATCTGGTCTCCGTTGAGTGAAATCCCCCAAGTTGGACGGCTGTGGGTGTATATTGGAACACTGTTCATCTTCTGCTGCTTCCAGCTCCCCACTGTCTATTCAGTCAACTTTGGCATGCTCCTCGCATTCCGCTTCCTGACCGGCTTCTTCGGATCTCCCGCCTTGGCTACCGGGGGCGCCACCATCGCCGACATGTATCGACCGCAGAAGCAGGCCTACGGTCTCGCTGTCTGGGGTATTGGCGCCGTCTGCGGTCCTGTTGTGGGCCCCTTGATCGGTGGGTTTGCAGTCCAGTCTGGCGGCTCTGGCGTCCTCAAGGGCTGGAAATGGACCATCTGGGAGCTGTTGTGGTTGTCATCTTTCTGTCTTATTTTCCTGTTCTTCTTCCTGCCCGAGACCAGCTCCTCCAATATCCTGCACCGCCGCACCAAGCGCCTCCGCAAGCTTACCGGCAACGACAAGTTGACGTGCGAGTCGGACATGATATCTGCGGAGATGAAGCCCATGGATGTTGTGCAAATGTCTCTCCTCAAGCCCATCACGCTCAACTTCCAAGAGCCGATCGTCTTCCTCCTGAACTTGTACATTGCCCTCATCTACGGCCTACTGTACATCTGGTTCGAGTCGTTCCCGCTCGTCTTCACTGGGCTGTACGGTTTCAACCTCGGTCTCGAAGGCGTCGCCTTCCTTGGCATCTTGGTCGGCACGCTGATCGCTGCCGTCATCCTCTTCACATGGCTCTACATGTACCAGGAGAAGCAGTTTGACGAAAACGGCAACATCGCCCCAGAGAAGCGCCTGATCCCAGCCATGGTCGGGTGCTGGGGGGTCCCCATTTGCCTGTTCTGGTTCGGCTGGTCGTCTCGCGCGGACGTCCCATGGATCGTGCCGATCATCGGCACGGGCTTCTTCGGCATATCGGCCTTTACCCTCTTCAACGCCGTGCTGCCCTACCTCAGCGACGCCTATCCGGACAACGTCGCCAGCGTGCTGGCCGGCAACGACCTCATGCGTAGCGCGTTCGGCGCGGGCTTTCCCCTCTTCGCTAACGCAATGTACATGCGCCTCGGCATCGACTGGGCGAGTAGTCTGCTGGGCTTTTTGGGCATTGCGTTTATCCCGATTCCGTTCTTGTTGTACAAGTTCGGTAAACAGATCAGGCAGAAGAGCAAGAACGCTCGGAAGGACATTTGA
- a CDS encoding RNA polymerase II holoenzyme cyclin-like subunit produces MASNYWESTQRKFWTFTKQQLALERKMMEESERNLVSLYPLPDRRHLSIYFYHQLSKMARPLGIRQQALASAQVYVRRFYTKVEIRRSNPALVLATALYLACKMEECPQHIRMVLAEARHCWDTSFNDISKIGECEFSLISEMNSQLILHHPYRSLNELQTQFQLTQEENALAWSIINDHYLTDLPLLHAPHVIAITAMTLAIVLKPTQGGLQMSAAGTASALQALGNARGGGGAGAQGRVQKLIDWLAESNVDIDAVVETTQELISLYEVWESYTDKTCKDQIAKFVKARGLDK; encoded by the exons ATGGCGTCGAATTACTGGGAGTCAACCCAGCGGAAGTTCTGGACCTTCACCAAGCAGCAGTTGGCACTGGAGCGCAAGATGATGGAAGAATCGGAACGAAATCTCGTCAGCCTGTACCCTTTACCAGACAGACGGCACTTGagtatctacttctatcaCC AGTTATCGAAGATGGCCAGACCACTGGGCATTCGACAACAGGCACTGGCTTCAGCTCAAGTCTACGTCCGGCGTTTCTACACAAAGGTCGAGATCCGCAGGTCGAACCCGGCGCTCGTCCTTGCAACGGCTCTGTATCTAGCCTGCAAGATGGAAGAGTGTCCCCAGCACATCAGGATGGTGCTGGCAGAAGCTCGGCATTGCTGGG ACACATCCTTCAACGACATCTCCAAGATCGGCGAATGCGAGTTCAGTCTGATCTCGGAGATGAACTCGCAGCTCATCCTGCACCACCCGTACCGCAGCCTCAACGAACTACAGACGCAGTTCCAGCTCACACAGGAGGAAAACGCCCTTGCGTGGTCCATCATCAACGATCACTACCTCACCGACTTACCACTACTGCACGCACCTCACGTCATCGCCATTACAGCCATGACTCTCGCCATTGTGCTCAAGCCCACGCAAGGCGGGCTGCAGATGAGCGCCGCAGGGACGGCAAGCGCGCTCCAGGCCCTGGGTAATGCGaggggtggtggtggagccGGCGCGCAGGGCAGGGTGCAGAAGCTGATAGACTGGTTGGCGGAGAGCAACGTGGACATTGACGCTGTGGTGGAGACGACGCAGGAACTGATCAGTCTGTACGAGGTGTGGGAGAGCTACACAGACAAGACGTGCAAAGATCAGATTGCAAAGTTTGTCAAGGCAAGGGGGCTGGACAAGTGA